The window TGCGAATGGCTTCGGGCTCCAGCCCCACTTCTGTCAACAAACGCACCAGGGTTTCGGTCTCGCCCAAATGCTCAGATTCGCTGAAATAAGCACGCAGCAACCGTTCTTTCGCCGCCCCCTGAAGCCCTTCCTGGGCTGCCAGATAGAGCAGACGGTGCACATCCAAGGTGTTCGTCCGTTTGGTTTTTTGAAGTTGCAAATCCAGCCCAACCTGGGCGCCCATGTTTTGCACACGCTCCATCATCTGCAGAATTTGTTCCCGGCTCTGGCGGTACTTCTGCATTAAGGCCGTTAGGGTGTCTTCGCTTCCGCCACGGGGAGAATCAGGATCCAATTCAAAACTGCGCCAAATCACTTCCACTGGCTCCGCAGCAGAAAAATCCGCCAAAGCAGCTTCAAGATGGCGTTTGCCTATATAACAAAAAGGGCAGACCACATCTGACCAAATTTCAATACGCATCGTTCATTACC is drawn from bacterium (Candidatus Blackallbacteria) CG13_big_fil_rev_8_21_14_2_50_49_14 and contains these coding sequences:
- a CDS encoding disulfide bond formation protein DsbA, whose protein sequence is MRIEIWSDVVCPFCYIGKRHLEAALADFSAAEPVEVIWRSFELDPDSPRGGSEDTLTALMQKYRQSREQILQMMERVQNMGAQVGLDLQLQKTKRTNTLDVHRLLYLAAQEGLQGAAKERLLRAYFSESEHLGETETLVRLLTEVGLEPEAIRKTLADPQAFFNEVDADLCEARNIGITGVPFFVFDQKYAVSGAQPVAVFTQILQKCQQESAAEHEMAAEVGLSCGEERCEIENP